In Desulfovibrio sp. Fe33, the genomic window CCACCGTGGCCTTGTCGGCGCCGGGGCGGACAAGCTTCTTGTCCATGCGCTCGCCCATGAGGAAGTCCACGGCCCGCAGGATGAAGGATTTGCCTGCGCCGGTTTCGCCGGTCAGAGTGTTCAGGCCGGGCGAGAATTCCAGTTCGGCGTCCTCAATGAGCGCCAGATTTCGGATGCGCAGCAGTTCGAGCATGTGATGCCTCCGGCGGCCGGGGAGAAGGCGGAAAAGGTTCGTCCTTCTCCCGACCTCCATTCCCTTCCCTCGTTTGTCTTTGGCTGCTTGTCAGGGGAAAGGGGCGGTCGGTTGGTTCGTGTCAGTACGCAATGAAACACGGCTGCCTGGCGAGGCGGCCTCGTCCGGGCGAGCCGGATAACGAGTGTCGTTATACACCAGAGCCGCGCGGCGGAAAAGGGGAACCTGCGCCCGGAAGGCGAAGCGTTCGGTTCAGGCGGCCGACAGCGATTTGACCAGACTGCATGTGTTTTCGCCGGGCATGTACTCGGCGGCATCGCGGGTCAGCGTCACACGAAAGCCCTTGCTTCGATAAAAGGCCAGCGCCTTTTTGTTCTTTTCGAAGCAGTCCAGGGTGAGCCTGTCGAATCCGTCTTTCGCGGCGCGTTCCTCCGCATGGGCGAGCAGCGCGGAACCGACGCCTTGTCCCATGAACTCGGGCCGGACCCACAAGTGGTCCACATAGTCGCCCTTGAGGAGCAGAATCCCGGCCGGGGTGCCGTTCGCCTCGGCCACGGTGAAGCGGGCCGCGTCGGTTCTCGCCACCTGGCCCGGCCTGTCCATGTCCAGAATCCTTTGGAAGCGGTGCGCGGGCAGGAACCGGGCGTAGCTGGCCAGCATGGAGGCGAGAATGATGTCCGCGACGAGTTGCTCGTCCGCGTGCGTGGCCGGGCGCAGAACGATCACTGTTTGAGCCTCGGGTCGAGGAGGTCGCGCAGGGATTCGCCGAGCAGGTTGTAGCCGAGGACGGTCAGCAGGATGGCCAGGCCCGGGAAAACGGAAAGCCACCAGGCGATGCCCAGCACTTCCTTTCCTTCCATCAGGATATTGCCCCAGGAGGCGTCCGGCGGCTGCACGCCCAGTCCCAGGAAGGAGAGGGATGATTCCGTCAGAATGGCCCCGGCCACGCCCAGGGTGGCGGATACCAGCACCGGGGCCAAGGCGTTGGGCATGATGTGGCGGAAGATGATCCTTCCGGGTCCGGCTCCGGCGGCCCTGGCGGCCAGGACGTAGTCCCGTTCGCGGATGGACAGGGTCTCGGCCCGTACCAGTCGCGCCACGCCCATCCAGCCGGTCAGCCCGATGACGATCATGATGTTCGTCAGGCTCGGTTCCAGAAAGGCGATGACCGCCAGGATGAGAAAGAAGGACGGGAAGCAGAGCATGACGTCCACGCCGCGCATGATGATTTCGTCCACTACGCGGCCGAAGTAGCCTGCGACGAGTCCCAGCACGAGGCCGATGGAGGTGGCGAGGCCCACGGCCACGAATCCGACCCAAAGGGATACGCGCCCGCCGAAGAGGATGCGTGAAAACACGTCGCGGCCCAGCGCATCCGTGCCCATGAGGTGGGCGGCGCTAGGCGGCAGGAGAAGGGCGTCCACGTTGATG contains:
- a CDS encoding ABC transporter permease, giving the protein MKRRPLKRVPPWARHALLLIGTLIVGVMSIGAVFAPFIAPYDPNFINVDALLLPPSAAHLMGTDALGRDVFSRILFGGRVSLWVGFVAVGLATSIGLVLGLVAGYFGRVVDEIIMRGVDVMLCFPSFFLILAVIAFLEPSLTNIMIVIGLTGWMGVARLVRAETLSIRERDYVLAARAAGAGPGRIIFRHIMPNALAPVLVSATLGVAGAILTESSLSFLGLGVQPPDASWGNILMEGKEVLGIAWWLSVFPGLAILLTVLGYNLLGESLRDLLDPRLKQ
- a CDS encoding GNAT family N-acetyltransferase; translated protein: MIVLRPATHADEQLVADIILASMLASYARFLPAHRFQRILDMDRPGQVARTDAARFTVAEANGTPAGILLLKGDYVDHLWVRPEFMGQGVGSALLAHAEERAAKDGFDRLTLDCFEKNKKALAFYRSKGFRVTLTRDAAEYMPGENTCSLVKSLSAA